One genomic region from Branchiostoma lanceolatum isolate klBraLanc5 chromosome 7, klBraLanc5.hap2, whole genome shotgun sequence encodes:
- the LOC136438537 gene encoding uncharacterized protein: MGWAFMLFPFLLSLFAPSIRKPSYSRFVSRWDAAWRPQRFGRDPSRVPRSDPYPYDDLQRWLERKQQQQPPPFGAGTFRDNHFDPGPDFSDSKSPATWGKARFSNDLFPTALARYKPSNQRYEKFPSPFSNLPNHRPVHGTNRPLGYGHQAADPYRKTFEALIDMVQNRLLTNLLQRLWSQHQGQAGNGASPPNSVVQPARFPSHDRQALYGNKLQTPQREFASWRSSSSRPNESAGKDKVKIKWSRPKVLLSKMAPSGGRQQHGSRGPSGTNLYSGYSGGTSGSRPSSAHSGGTSGKSLYSMLSEGTSGNGLYSGHSGGTSAKGLYSGHSGGTADNSLYSGLSGGSSGNSLHSRPSGGAPGNSLYPGYSGYKQPGNPESNAIYPLAFRKTREEGNRKMH; this comes from the coding sequence ATGGGCTGGGCCTTCATGCTGTTCCCGTTCCTCCTGAGCCTCTTCGCGCCGTCCATCCGCAAACCCAGCTACTCGCGCTTCGTCTCGCGCTGGGACGCGGCCTGGAGGCCCCAGCGCTTCGGCAGGGACCCGAGCCGAGTCCCGAGGAGCGACCCGTACCCTTACGATGACCTCCAGCGGTGGCTAGAGAgaaagcagcagcagcagccgcCACCTTTCGGCGCCGGCACCTTCCGAGACAACCACTTCGACCCAGGCCCGGACTTCTCTGACTCGAAATCACCGGCAACATGGGGTAAAGCGCGATTCTCGAATGACCTTTTCCCGACAGCCCTGGCGCGGTACAAACCGTCCAACCAGCGGTACGAAAAGTTTCCATCTCCGTTTTCAAACCTCCCGAACCACCGGCCGGTCCACGGTACGAACCGTCCATTGGGCTACGGACACCAGGCGGCAGATCCGTACCGGAAAACATTCGAGGCTCTGATAGACATGGTCCAGAATCGCCTGTTAACCAACCTGTTACAACGGCTGTggagtcagcaccaaggacaggccggGAACGGGGCTTCGCCGCCCAACAGTGTTGTACAGCCGGCACGATTCCCGTCCCACGACCGCCAGGCTTTGTACGGAAACAAGCTCCAAACTCCACAGCGCGAATTCGCCTCCTGGCGAAGTTCAAGTTCGCGTCCGAACGAAAGTGCCGGGAAGGACAAGGTCAAGATCAAGTGGAGTCGACCCAAGGTGCTCCTGTCCAAAATGGCGCCTAGCGGTGGTCGGCAGCAGCACGGCTCCAGAGGTCCATCCGGAACTAATCTCTACTCCGGGTACTCCGGAGGAACGTCTGGCAGCAGGCCCTCCTCCGCGCATTCCGGAGGAACGTCTGGTAAAAGCCTCTACTCGATGCTTTCCGAAGGCACATCCGGCAACGGCCTCTACTCCGGACACTCCGGAGGAACGTCTGCTAAAGGCCTCTATTCCGGGCATTCCGGAGGCACAGCCGACAACAGCCTGTACTCTGGGCTTTCCGGAGGATCGTCAGGCAATAGCCTCCACTCCAGGCCTTCTGGGGGCGCACCCGGCAACAGCCTGTAccccggatattccggatacaAGCAGCCCGGAAACCCAGAATCCAATGCAATCTATCCGTTGGCCTTCCGGAAAACCAGAGAAGAAGGAAACAGGAAAATGCACTGA